In Luteitalea sp. TBR-22, one genomic interval encodes:
- the istA gene encoding IS21 family transposase gives MGNVLDPQKQQQVVALGRLGWSLRRIEQATGVRRETISGYLRAAGVAVRGRGRPRADAPAPPSEAAANPAISPTGVSTDPTPSRASSASACTPYRDLITEAVGRGRNARAIWQDLVDDHGFTAGYASVRRFVGRLRGAATPEARVVIVTAPGEEAQVDYGEGPMVRPPGGGKHRRTRLFVLTLGYSRKAVYLLTWQSSAAIWATLHEQALRQLGGAPRVLVLDNLREGVLTPDVYDPTINPLYRDVLAHYGVTALPCRVRDPDRKGKVERSVGHAKQTPLKGQRFESLEDAQAYLDRWTAHWADTRIHGTTKRQVAAMFAEEQPVLQALPVTPFRYYRYGTRTVHLDGCVEVEAAYYSAPPGWIGQRVQVQWTDGVVRLLTLDGQLLREHVRGPRGHHRIAEADRPAKTPATTLALLARARRIGPALHTLCTHIHTHDGAAGTRRILGALALAKRYGPIALEDAAKAALELRVLNYRFLRRYLERRPPLTLRQVDPLIRQLTVYRDLIDRTTGDPT, from the coding sequence ATGGGGAACGTCTTGGACCCACAAAAACAGCAGCAGGTGGTGGCGCTGGGGCGCCTGGGCTGGTCGCTGCGCCGCATCGAGCAGGCGACCGGCGTGCGCCGCGAGACCATCAGCGGCTATCTCCGGGCCGCCGGTGTCGCCGTGCGGGGCCGCGGGCGGCCGCGGGCCGACGCGCCCGCGCCGCCGAGCGAAGCGGCGGCAAATCCGGCCATTTCGCCGACGGGGGTGTCCACCGACCCCACACCGTCCCGCGCCTCGAGTGCGAGCGCCTGCACGCCGTACCGCGACCTGATCACCGAGGCGGTCGGTCGCGGGCGGAACGCCCGCGCGATCTGGCAGGACCTGGTCGACGACCACGGCTTCACGGCCGGCTACGCGAGCGTCCGGCGCTTCGTCGGCCGGCTGCGTGGTGCCGCGACGCCGGAGGCGCGCGTGGTGATCGTCACCGCGCCGGGCGAGGAGGCCCAGGTCGATTACGGCGAGGGGCCGATGGTGCGGCCGCCGGGCGGGGGCAAACACCGGCGCACACGCCTGTTTGTGCTGACGCTCGGCTACTCGCGTAAGGCCGTCTACCTCCTCACGTGGCAGTCGAGCGCGGCGATCTGGGCCACGCTGCACGAGCAGGCGCTTCGTCAGCTGGGCGGCGCCCCGCGCGTGCTGGTCCTCGACAACCTGCGCGAAGGCGTGCTGACGCCGGACGTCTACGACCCGACGATCAATCCGCTCTATCGCGATGTGCTCGCGCACTACGGCGTCACGGCGCTGCCGTGTCGCGTGCGCGATCCCGATCGCAAGGGCAAGGTCGAACGCAGCGTCGGCCACGCGAAGCAGACGCCGCTCAAGGGGCAGCGCTTCGAGTCCCTCGAGGACGCGCAGGCCTACCTCGATCGCTGGACGGCCCACTGGGCGGACACCCGCATCCACGGCACGACGAAGCGGCAGGTGGCCGCGATGTTTGCCGAGGAGCAGCCCGTGCTGCAGGCGCTTCCCGTCACGCCGTTTCGCTATTACCGGTACGGCACGCGCACCGTGCATCTCGATGGCTGCGTCGAGGTCGAGGCCGCCTACTACTCGGCGCCGCCCGGCTGGATCGGCCAGCGTGTCCAGGTGCAGTGGACCGATGGGGTCGTGCGCCTGCTCACGCTCGACGGCCAACTGCTGCGCGAGCATGTGCGTGGGCCGCGGGGGCATCACCGCATCGCGGAGGCGGACCGGCCCGCCAAGACGCCGGCGACGACGCTCGCGCTCCTGGCGCGCGCCCGCCGGATCGGTCCCGCGCTGCACACGCTGTGCACGCACATCCACACGCACGACGGCGCGGCCGGCACACGCCGCATCCTCGGCGCGCTCGCCCTCGCGAAGCGCTACGGCCCGATCGCCCTCGAGGACGCGGCCAAGGCGGCGCTCGAGCTGCGCGTCCTCAATTACCGCTTCCTCCGCCGCTACCTGGAGCGACGGCCGCCGCTCACGCTGCGGCAGGTCGACCCGCTGATCCGTCAACTGACCGTCTATCGCGATCTGATCGATCGCACCACAGGAGATCCCACATGA